From Bacteroidota bacterium, one genomic window encodes:
- a CDS encoding NAD(P)H-dependent oxidoreductase subunit E — protein sequence MSKNLSELSGRKGLTDNLFEKLGTMAKGTGTPDVQEMENLAEEFLMGKANIYGSATFYDFTRPDNAGKKVYVCNGSACLTAGTQPAVEQTLKQHFENSEIGEMCCLGRCHENNSFHYNGHSYSGDAIKDIAAIKKSSSPKMDKYNVQHIGTPVLTEPFPGMDIFYELLETTLQQTPEKLLEEIRISNVRGRGGAGFPMAIKMESCKSTPSKTRFVVCNADEGDPGAYSDRYLLEERPHSVLLGMIISGYIIGASWGVVYIRAEYPEAVNIVEREVEKLYASGLCGENILGTKFNFDFKVIKAQGAYICGEETALLSSIEGQRPEVRVRPPYPAQQGLFNKPTIVNNVETLASVPYIIREGGAAFAKIGTEKSKGTKLVCLDGYFNAPGMYEVDMGTPLRKVIDDLGKGFNHNIKALHIGGPLGGLVPVSKIDNLNVDFESFNQNGFLLGHASVVSIPEEFPLIKYLEHLFEFTAHESCGKCFPCRLGSVRGAELLLKAQEEEYKIDRSLFNDLVETLEKGSLCALGGGLPLPIKNALQYFESELSPYFKNDIA from the coding sequence ATGTCAAAAAATCTAAGTGAGCTTTCAGGAAGAAAAGGATTAACAGATAACCTGTTTGAGAAATTGGGTACTATGGCCAAAGGAACGGGCACACCTGACGTACAAGAAATGGAAAACCTTGCAGAGGAATTTTTAATGGGCAAGGCCAACATTTATGGCAGCGCAACTTTTTATGATTTTACCCGGCCGGACAATGCAGGAAAAAAAGTTTATGTATGTAATGGTTCTGCATGTCTTACTGCAGGCACACAACCTGCTGTGGAGCAAACCTTAAAACAACATTTTGAAAACAGTGAAATAGGTGAAATGTGTTGCTTAGGTCGTTGTCATGAAAATAATTCTTTTCATTACAACGGACATTCTTATTCCGGTGATGCTATTAAAGATATTGCTGCAATAAAAAAATCTTCATCACCTAAAATGGATAAATATAATGTGCAACATATCGGCACACCAGTCCTCACCGAACCATTTCCGGGAATGGATATTTTTTATGAACTTCTTGAAACTACATTACAACAAACACCTGAAAAATTATTGGAAGAAATTCGAATTTCAAATGTGCGTGGTCGGGGTGGTGCAGGATTTCCAATGGCAATTAAAATGGAGAGTTGTAAAAGCACACCCAGCAAAACAAGATTTGTTGTATGTAATGCCGATGAAGGAGATCCGGGTGCATATAGCGATAGATATTTATTAGAAGAAAGACCACATAGTGTATTGCTCGGTATGATAATCAGCGGATATATTATTGGTGCAAGTTGGGGTGTGGTTTATATCCGTGCAGAATATCCGGAGGCAGTAAATATTGTTGAAAGAGAAGTAGAAAAATTATATGCATCAGGCTTATGCGGTGAAAATATTTTAGGGACTAAATTCAATTTTGATTTTAAAGTTATTAAAGCACAAGGTGCATATATCTGCGGTGAAGAAACAGCATTACTTTCTTCTATTGAAGGACAACGACCTGAAGTAAGAGTGCGGCCACCGTATCCTGCGCAACAAGGTTTGTTTAATAAACCTACGATTGTAAATAATGTAGAAACACTTGCAAGTGTACCTTATATAATTCGTGAAGGTGGAGCTGCATTTGCAAAAATCGGAACAGAAAAATCTAAAGGAACAAAACTGGTTTGCTTAGATGGATATTTTAATGCACCCGGCATGTATGAAGTAGATATGGGAACACCTTTGCGCAAAGTAATTGATGATTTAGGAAAAGGATTTAATCATAACATAAAAGCATTGCATATCGGCGGCCCGTTGGGTGGCTTGGTACCTGTTTCAAAAATTGATAATTTAAATGTTGACTTCGAAAGTTTTAATCAAAATGGATTTTTATTAGGACATGCATCGGTGGTTTCTATTCCAGAAGAATTTCCATTGATAAAATATTTAGAGCACTTATTTGAATTTACTGCACATGAAAGTTGTGGTAAATGTTTTCCTTGTCGTCTTGGTTCTGTACGAGGTGCTGAGTTGTTATTGAAAGCACAAGAAGAAGAATATAAAATTGACCGCAGTTTATTTAATGATCTTGTAGAGACTTTAGAAAAAGGATCGTTATGTGCATTAGGTGGTGGTTTACCATTGCCAATAAAAAATGCACTGCAATATTTTGAGAGCGAACTTTCTCCTTACTTTAAAAATGATATCGCATGA